From one Magnolia sinica isolate HGM2019 chromosome 18, MsV1, whole genome shotgun sequence genomic stretch:
- the LOC131233559 gene encoding 3-hydroxyisobutyryl-CoA hydrolase 1-like isoform X6 encodes MMASRDERKGVEDQILVEENSCVRTLILNRPQQLNALSYQMLYQLRKLFNVYEEDSDVKLVIVKGKGRAFCAGGDVLAVAHFVTTGHWSFGAKVAWAEYIINYILATYRKIQVSILNGFVMGGGAGLSIHGKFRVATENSVNILVLLVQGWMVLKCLHVDLQHTLSLPRMDTIDRCFSKRTVEEILSALEKEATKGPDEWITKTIKSLKKASPIGLKVSLRSIREGRLQSVGQCLIREYRICCHVFRGEVSKDFFEGCRAILLDKDKNPKWEPSKLELVNDEMVDQYFSKVDDEEWKNLKLPLRSDLAVSAIAKL; translated from the exons ATGATGGCCTCCCGCGATGAAAGAAAAGGCGTCGAGGATcag ATTTTGGTAGAAGAGAACTCATGTGTAAGGACACTGATACTAAATAGACCGCAGCAATTGAATGCTCTCTCATATCAAATG CTTTATCAGTTAAGGAAGCTTTTCAATGTGTACGAAGAGGATTCCGATGTCAAGCTGGTGATTGTGAAG GGGAAAGGAAGGGCGTTCTGTGCTGGTGGTGATGTTCTAGCTGTGGCCCATTTCGTAACCACTG GTCATTGGAGTTTCGGTGCAAAAGTTGCTTGGGCTGAATACATCATTAATTATATATTGGCAACATACAGGAAAATTCAG GTTTCAATTCTTAATGGATTCGTCATGGGAGGAGGGGCTGGACTTTCCATACATGGGAAGTTCCGAGTTGCCACAGAGAATTCG GTGAATATCTTGGTCTTACTGGTACAAGGTTGGATGGTGCTGAAATGCTTGCATGTGGACTTGCAACACACTTTGTCTCTTCCAAG AATGGATACTATAGACAGGTGCTTCTCCAAGAGAACAGTTGAAGAAATTTTATCTGCACTT GAGAAAGAGGCTACAAAGGGACCCGATGAGTGGATCACCAAGACAATTAAGTCACTGAAGAAGGCATCTCCCATAGGTCTTAAGGTTTCTCTTAGATCG ATCAGAGAAGGAAGGTTGCAAAGCGTCGGTCAGTGCCTAATCCGAGAGTACAGAATTTGCTGCCACGTCTTCCGAGGAGAAGTCAGCAAGGATTTCTTTGAG GGTTGCAGGGCTATACTGTTGGACAAGGACAAAAACCCGAAG TGGGAACCTTCTAAGTTAGAGCTGGTTAATGACGAGATGGTGGATCAGTATTTCTCCAAGGTGGACGATGAGGAATGGAAAAATTTAAAGCTTCCACTCAGATCAGATCTGGCTGTCTCAGCTATAGCAAAGCTTTGA
- the LOC131233559 gene encoding 3-hydroxyisobutyryl-CoA hydrolase 1-like isoform X4, whose translation MWRIPLTTVGIRYMTSLIESRIQHWHGKGRAFCAGGDVLAVAHFVTTGHWSFGAKVAWAEYIINYILATYRKIQVSILNGFVMGGGAGLSIHGKFRVATENSVFAMPETALGHFPDTGASYFLSRLPGFFGEYLGLTGTRLDGAEMLACGLATHFVSSKGLPLLEAALFKVDTADPNIVSAIIDEFSQCAPLKEKSACYSGCRMDTIDRCFSKRTVEEILSALEKEATKGPDEWITKTIKSLKKASPIGLKVSLRSIREGRLQSVGQCLIREYRICCHVFRGEVSKDFFEGCRAILLDKDKNPKWEPSKLELVNDEMVDQYFSKVDDEEWKNLKLPLRSDLAVSAIAKL comes from the exons ATGTGGAGAATTCCACTAACCACTGTTGGAATTAGATACATGACATCTTTGATAGAGTCACGCATCCAGCATTGGCAC GGGAAAGGAAGGGCGTTCTGTGCTGGTGGTGATGTTCTAGCTGTGGCCCATTTCGTAACCACTG GTCATTGGAGTTTCGGTGCAAAAGTTGCTTGGGCTGAATACATCATTAATTATATATTGGCAACATACAGGAAAATTCAG GTTTCAATTCTTAATGGATTCGTCATGGGAGGAGGGGCTGGACTTTCCATACATGGGAAGTTCCGAGTTGCCACAGAGAATTCG GTTTTTGCCATGCCAGAAACAGCACTGGGACATTTCCCAGATACGGGGGCTTCTTATTTTCTGTCCAGGCTCCCTGGCTTTTTTG GTGAATATCTTGGTCTTACTGGTACAAGGTTGGATGGTGCTGAAATGCTTGCATGTGGACTTGCAACACACTTTGTCTCTTCCAAG GGATTGCCTTTGCTGGAAGCAGCACTATTTAAGGTGGATACAGCGGATCCGAACATTGTTTCTGCAATTATTGATGAGTTTTCACAATGTGCGCCATTGAAAGAAAAAAGTGCTTGTTATAG TGGTTGCAGAATGGATACTATAGACAGGTGCTTCTCCAAGAGAACAGTTGAAGAAATTTTATCTGCACTT GAGAAAGAGGCTACAAAGGGACCCGATGAGTGGATCACCAAGACAATTAAGTCACTGAAGAAGGCATCTCCCATAGGTCTTAAGGTTTCTCTTAGATCG ATCAGAGAAGGAAGGTTGCAAAGCGTCGGTCAGTGCCTAATCCGAGAGTACAGAATTTGCTGCCACGTCTTCCGAGGAGAAGTCAGCAAGGATTTCTTTGAG GGTTGCAGGGCTATACTGTTGGACAAGGACAAAAACCCGAAG TGGGAACCTTCTAAGTTAGAGCTGGTTAATGACGAGATGGTGGATCAGTATTTCTCCAAGGTGGACGATGAGGAATGGAAAAATTTAAAGCTTCCACTCAGATCAGATCTGGCTGTCTCAGCTATAGCAAAGCTTTGA
- the LOC131233559 gene encoding 3-hydroxyisobutyryl-CoA hydrolase 1-like isoform X5: MLYQLRKLFNVYEEDSDVKLVIVKGKGRAFCAGGDVLAVAHFVTTGHWSFGAKVAWAEYIINYILATYRKIQVSILNGFVMGGGAGLSIHGKFRVATENSVFAMPETALGHFPDTGASYFLSRLPGFFGEYLGLTGTRLDGAEMLACGLATHFVSSKGLPLLEAALFKVDTADPNIVSAIIDEFSQCAPLKEKSACYSGCRMDTIDRCFSKRTVEEILSALEKEATKGPDEWITKTIKSLKKASPIGLKVSLRSIREGRLQSVGQCLIREYRICCHVFRGEVSKDFFEGCRAILLDKDKNPKWEPSKLELVNDEMVDQYFSKVDDEEWKNLKLPLRSDLAVSAIAKL, encoded by the exons ATG CTTTATCAGTTAAGGAAGCTTTTCAATGTGTACGAAGAGGATTCCGATGTCAAGCTGGTGATTGTGAAG GGGAAAGGAAGGGCGTTCTGTGCTGGTGGTGATGTTCTAGCTGTGGCCCATTTCGTAACCACTG GTCATTGGAGTTTCGGTGCAAAAGTTGCTTGGGCTGAATACATCATTAATTATATATTGGCAACATACAGGAAAATTCAG GTTTCAATTCTTAATGGATTCGTCATGGGAGGAGGGGCTGGACTTTCCATACATGGGAAGTTCCGAGTTGCCACAGAGAATTCG GTTTTTGCCATGCCAGAAACAGCACTGGGACATTTCCCAGATACGGGGGCTTCTTATTTTCTGTCCAGGCTCCCTGGCTTTTTTG GTGAATATCTTGGTCTTACTGGTACAAGGTTGGATGGTGCTGAAATGCTTGCATGTGGACTTGCAACACACTTTGTCTCTTCCAAG GGATTGCCTTTGCTGGAAGCAGCACTATTTAAGGTGGATACAGCGGATCCGAACATTGTTTCTGCAATTATTGATGAGTTTTCACAATGTGCGCCATTGAAAGAAAAAAGTGCTTGTTATAG TGGTTGCAGAATGGATACTATAGACAGGTGCTTCTCCAAGAGAACAGTTGAAGAAATTTTATCTGCACTT GAGAAAGAGGCTACAAAGGGACCCGATGAGTGGATCACCAAGACAATTAAGTCACTGAAGAAGGCATCTCCCATAGGTCTTAAGGTTTCTCTTAGATCG ATCAGAGAAGGAAGGTTGCAAAGCGTCGGTCAGTGCCTAATCCGAGAGTACAGAATTTGCTGCCACGTCTTCCGAGGAGAAGTCAGCAAGGATTTCTTTGAG GGTTGCAGGGCTATACTGTTGGACAAGGACAAAAACCCGAAG TGGGAACCTTCTAAGTTAGAGCTGGTTAATGACGAGATGGTGGATCAGTATTTCTCCAAGGTGGACGATGAGGAATGGAAAAATTTAAAGCTTCCACTCAGATCAGATCTGGCTGTCTCAGCTATAGCAAAGCTTTGA
- the LOC131233559 gene encoding 3-hydroxyisobutyryl-CoA hydrolase 1-like isoform X1 yields MMASRDERKGVEDQILVEENSCVRTLILNRPQQLNALSYQMLYQLRKLFNVYEEDSDVKLVIVKGKGRAFCAGGDVLAVAHFVTTGHWSFGAKVAWAEYIINYILATYRKIQVSILNGFVMGGGAGLSIHGKFRVATENSVFAMPETALGHFPDTGASYFLSRLPGFFGEYLGLTGTRLDGAEMLACGLATHFVSSKGLPLLEAALFKVDTADPNIVSAIIDEFSQCAPLKEKSACYSGCRMDTIDRCFSKRTVEEILSALEKEATKGPDEWITKTIKSLKKASPIGLKVSLRSIREGRLQSVGQCLIREYRICCHVFRGEVSKDFFEGCRAILLDKDKNPKWEPSKLELVNDEMVDQYFSKVDDEEWKNLKLPLRSDLAVSAIAKL; encoded by the exons ATGATGGCCTCCCGCGATGAAAGAAAAGGCGTCGAGGATcag ATTTTGGTAGAAGAGAACTCATGTGTAAGGACACTGATACTAAATAGACCGCAGCAATTGAATGCTCTCTCATATCAAATG CTTTATCAGTTAAGGAAGCTTTTCAATGTGTACGAAGAGGATTCCGATGTCAAGCTGGTGATTGTGAAG GGGAAAGGAAGGGCGTTCTGTGCTGGTGGTGATGTTCTAGCTGTGGCCCATTTCGTAACCACTG GTCATTGGAGTTTCGGTGCAAAAGTTGCTTGGGCTGAATACATCATTAATTATATATTGGCAACATACAGGAAAATTCAG GTTTCAATTCTTAATGGATTCGTCATGGGAGGAGGGGCTGGACTTTCCATACATGGGAAGTTCCGAGTTGCCACAGAGAATTCG GTTTTTGCCATGCCAGAAACAGCACTGGGACATTTCCCAGATACGGGGGCTTCTTATTTTCTGTCCAGGCTCCCTGGCTTTTTTG GTGAATATCTTGGTCTTACTGGTACAAGGTTGGATGGTGCTGAAATGCTTGCATGTGGACTTGCAACACACTTTGTCTCTTCCAAG GGATTGCCTTTGCTGGAAGCAGCACTATTTAAGGTGGATACAGCGGATCCGAACATTGTTTCTGCAATTATTGATGAGTTTTCACAATGTGCGCCATTGAAAGAAAAAAGTGCTTGTTATAG TGGTTGCAGAATGGATACTATAGACAGGTGCTTCTCCAAGAGAACAGTTGAAGAAATTTTATCTGCACTT GAGAAAGAGGCTACAAAGGGACCCGATGAGTGGATCACCAAGACAATTAAGTCACTGAAGAAGGCATCTCCCATAGGTCTTAAGGTTTCTCTTAGATCG ATCAGAGAAGGAAGGTTGCAAAGCGTCGGTCAGTGCCTAATCCGAGAGTACAGAATTTGCTGCCACGTCTTCCGAGGAGAAGTCAGCAAGGATTTCTTTGAG GGTTGCAGGGCTATACTGTTGGACAAGGACAAAAACCCGAAG TGGGAACCTTCTAAGTTAGAGCTGGTTAATGACGAGATGGTGGATCAGTATTTCTCCAAGGTGGACGATGAGGAATGGAAAAATTTAAAGCTTCCACTCAGATCAGATCTGGCTGTCTCAGCTATAGCAAAGCTTTGA
- the LOC131233559 gene encoding 3-hydroxyisobutyryl-CoA hydrolase 1-like isoform X3 yields MMASRDERKGVEDQLYQLRKLFNVYEEDSDVKLVIVKGKGRAFCAGGDVLAVAHFVTTGHWSFGAKVAWAEYIINYILATYRKIQVSILNGFVMGGGAGLSIHGKFRVATENSVFAMPETALGHFPDTGASYFLSRLPGFFGEYLGLTGTRLDGAEMLACGLATHFVSSKGLPLLEAALFKVDTADPNIVSAIIDEFSQCAPLKEKSACYSGCRMDTIDRCFSKRTVEEILSALEKEATKGPDEWITKTIKSLKKASPIGLKVSLRSIREGRLQSVGQCLIREYRICCHVFRGEVSKDFFEGCRAILLDKDKNPKWEPSKLELVNDEMVDQYFSKVDDEEWKNLKLPLRSDLAVSAIAKL; encoded by the exons ATGATGGCCTCCCGCGATGAAAGAAAAGGCGTCGAGGATcag CTTTATCAGTTAAGGAAGCTTTTCAATGTGTACGAAGAGGATTCCGATGTCAAGCTGGTGATTGTGAAG GGGAAAGGAAGGGCGTTCTGTGCTGGTGGTGATGTTCTAGCTGTGGCCCATTTCGTAACCACTG GTCATTGGAGTTTCGGTGCAAAAGTTGCTTGGGCTGAATACATCATTAATTATATATTGGCAACATACAGGAAAATTCAG GTTTCAATTCTTAATGGATTCGTCATGGGAGGAGGGGCTGGACTTTCCATACATGGGAAGTTCCGAGTTGCCACAGAGAATTCG GTTTTTGCCATGCCAGAAACAGCACTGGGACATTTCCCAGATACGGGGGCTTCTTATTTTCTGTCCAGGCTCCCTGGCTTTTTTG GTGAATATCTTGGTCTTACTGGTACAAGGTTGGATGGTGCTGAAATGCTTGCATGTGGACTTGCAACACACTTTGTCTCTTCCAAG GGATTGCCTTTGCTGGAAGCAGCACTATTTAAGGTGGATACAGCGGATCCGAACATTGTTTCTGCAATTATTGATGAGTTTTCACAATGTGCGCCATTGAAAGAAAAAAGTGCTTGTTATAG TGGTTGCAGAATGGATACTATAGACAGGTGCTTCTCCAAGAGAACAGTTGAAGAAATTTTATCTGCACTT GAGAAAGAGGCTACAAAGGGACCCGATGAGTGGATCACCAAGACAATTAAGTCACTGAAGAAGGCATCTCCCATAGGTCTTAAGGTTTCTCTTAGATCG ATCAGAGAAGGAAGGTTGCAAAGCGTCGGTCAGTGCCTAATCCGAGAGTACAGAATTTGCTGCCACGTCTTCCGAGGAGAAGTCAGCAAGGATTTCTTTGAG GGTTGCAGGGCTATACTGTTGGACAAGGACAAAAACCCGAAG TGGGAACCTTCTAAGTTAGAGCTGGTTAATGACGAGATGGTGGATCAGTATTTCTCCAAGGTGGACGATGAGGAATGGAAAAATTTAAAGCTTCCACTCAGATCAGATCTGGCTGTCTCAGCTATAGCAAAGCTTTGA
- the LOC131233559 gene encoding 3-hydroxyisobutyryl-CoA hydrolase 1-like isoform X2 has translation MMASRDERKGVEDQILVEENSCVRTLILNRPQQLNALSYQMLYQLRKLFNVYEEDSDVKLVIVKGKGRAFCAGGDVLAVAHFVTTGHWSFGAKVAWAEYIINYILATYRKIQVSILNGFVMGGGAGLSIHGKFRVATENSVFAMPETALGHFPDTGASYFLSRLPGFFGEYLGLTGTRLDGAEMLACGLATHFVSSKGLPLLEAALFKVDTADPNIVSAIIDEFSQCAPLKEKSACYRMDTIDRCFSKRTVEEILSALEKEATKGPDEWITKTIKSLKKASPIGLKVSLRSIREGRLQSVGQCLIREYRICCHVFRGEVSKDFFEGCRAILLDKDKNPKWEPSKLELVNDEMVDQYFSKVDDEEWKNLKLPLRSDLAVSAIAKL, from the exons ATGATGGCCTCCCGCGATGAAAGAAAAGGCGTCGAGGATcag ATTTTGGTAGAAGAGAACTCATGTGTAAGGACACTGATACTAAATAGACCGCAGCAATTGAATGCTCTCTCATATCAAATG CTTTATCAGTTAAGGAAGCTTTTCAATGTGTACGAAGAGGATTCCGATGTCAAGCTGGTGATTGTGAAG GGGAAAGGAAGGGCGTTCTGTGCTGGTGGTGATGTTCTAGCTGTGGCCCATTTCGTAACCACTG GTCATTGGAGTTTCGGTGCAAAAGTTGCTTGGGCTGAATACATCATTAATTATATATTGGCAACATACAGGAAAATTCAG GTTTCAATTCTTAATGGATTCGTCATGGGAGGAGGGGCTGGACTTTCCATACATGGGAAGTTCCGAGTTGCCACAGAGAATTCG GTTTTTGCCATGCCAGAAACAGCACTGGGACATTTCCCAGATACGGGGGCTTCTTATTTTCTGTCCAGGCTCCCTGGCTTTTTTG GTGAATATCTTGGTCTTACTGGTACAAGGTTGGATGGTGCTGAAATGCTTGCATGTGGACTTGCAACACACTTTGTCTCTTCCAAG GGATTGCCTTTGCTGGAAGCAGCACTATTTAAGGTGGATACAGCGGATCCGAACATTGTTTCTGCAATTATTGATGAGTTTTCACAATGTGCGCCATTGAAAGAAAAAAGTGCTTGTTATAG AATGGATACTATAGACAGGTGCTTCTCCAAGAGAACAGTTGAAGAAATTTTATCTGCACTT GAGAAAGAGGCTACAAAGGGACCCGATGAGTGGATCACCAAGACAATTAAGTCACTGAAGAAGGCATCTCCCATAGGTCTTAAGGTTTCTCTTAGATCG ATCAGAGAAGGAAGGTTGCAAAGCGTCGGTCAGTGCCTAATCCGAGAGTACAGAATTTGCTGCCACGTCTTCCGAGGAGAAGTCAGCAAGGATTTCTTTGAG GGTTGCAGGGCTATACTGTTGGACAAGGACAAAAACCCGAAG TGGGAACCTTCTAAGTTAGAGCTGGTTAATGACGAGATGGTGGATCAGTATTTCTCCAAGGTGGACGATGAGGAATGGAAAAATTTAAAGCTTCCACTCAGATCAGATCTGGCTGTCTCAGCTATAGCAAAGCTTTGA